TATGACCTGATTATGCGGTGGGTGAATTTTGGAATCATTGTTTTTGTGGTCTATAAATATGCAAGAAAGCCTCTGATGAACTTTTTACGGGGTCGCAAAGAAAATCTGGCCCAGGAAATCAAAGAGCTTGAAGATCAAAGGGCGGATACGGCCGCAAAAATAAAGGAAACCCAAAATTTCATTGAAGAGAGCGATGTCCGCTTTGCAGATCTGAAAGAACGGATTGTCCAGCAAGGAGAAAAGAAGAAGCAGGAAATTATCGAATCGGCCAAGCAGCAAAACCAGATGATGCTGAACAACGCCCGTCGACGGGTGGAGTTCTATATGATAGAGGCCAAAAACACGTTTAAAGCCGAACTGGTGGATG
This Candidatus Desulfatibia profunda DNA region includes the following protein-coding sequences:
- a CDS encoding ATP synthase F0 subunit B — its product is MKNIHKLMRVSAWIMCAALSLHLFGFETFAAEGTSSWRPIYDLIMRWVNFGIIVFVVYKYARKPLMNFLRGRKENLAQEIKELEDQRADTAAKIKETQNFIEESDVRFADLKERIVQQGEKKKQEIIESAKQQNQMMLNNARRRVEFYMIEAKNTFKAELVDAAINLAMQRLPQEITTADNENFANEYLAGTMTK